In Bacillus thermozeamaize, one DNA window encodes the following:
- a CDS encoding flagellar basal body rod protein FlgC, with amino-acid sequence MQMFDGLAISASGLTAQRFRMDVVASNIANAQTTRSQYVDGQWLPYRRKMVQFAPLGGGFASHLQKAMGRIGPGQGVVVRRIVEDPTPFQQVYMPEHPDANAEGYVLLPNVDILKEQVDMLTATRMYEANVTAFQASKTMLAKALEIGRG; translated from the coding sequence ATGCAGATGTTTGACGGACTGGCAATCAGCGCATCCGGTTTGACGGCCCAGCGTTTCCGCATGGATGTGGTGGCTTCCAACATCGCCAATGCCCAGACGACGCGGAGCCAATACGTGGACGGCCAGTGGCTGCCGTACCGGCGGAAGATGGTTCAGTTTGCCCCGTTGGGGGGCGGATTTGCCAGCCATTTGCAGAAAGCGATGGGCAGGATCGGGCCTGGCCAGGGCGTGGTGGTCAGGCGCATCGTGGAGGACCCGACACCCTTTCAGCAAGTATACATGCCGGAGCACCCGGATGCCAACGCTGAAGGATATGTCCTTTTGCCAAATGTGGACATATTGAAGGAACAAGTGGACATGCTGACCGCCACCCGGATGTATGAGGCCAATGTGACCGCTTTTCAGGCAAGCAAGACCATGCTGGCCAAAGCGCTTGAAATTGGAAGGGGTTGA
- a CDS encoding HslU--HslV peptidase ATPase subunit gives MNQTLTPKQIVAELDKYIVGQQQAKKAVAVALRNRYRRSLLPPEMRDEIVPKNILMIGPTGVGKTEIARRLAKLVGAPFIKVEATKYTEVGYVGRDVESMIRDLTEIAVRMVKQEKIEQVQDRAEQMANERIISILVPGQRKTRPFKNPLELLFNPDDGKEPEDAFHDQQLEQQRREIRERLNSGQLEDELIEIEVEDNIPNMFEIISNTGVEQMGINMQELFGSFLPKKTKKRRLPIREARKILTQQEAMKLIDMEEVIRESIQRVEQSGIVFIDEIDKIASKEHGPDVSREGVQRDILPIIEGSTVMTKYGPVKTDYILFIAAGAFHIAKPSDLIPELQGRLPIRVELDNLTEEDFVRILKEPKNALLRQYSALLETEGIQVHFTEEAIREIARLATRVNQQTDNIGARRLHTLLEKLLEDLSFEAPDINLEKVEITPEYVREKLGPIVEDEDLSQYIL, from the coding sequence ATGAACCAGACGCTGACGCCCAAGCAGATTGTCGCCGAGCTGGACAAATACATCGTCGGTCAGCAACAAGCCAAAAAGGCCGTCGCGGTTGCCCTTCGCAATCGCTATCGGCGGAGCCTGCTGCCGCCGGAAATGCGGGATGAGATTGTGCCGAAAAACATCTTGATGATCGGCCCGACTGGTGTCGGAAAGACAGAAATTGCCCGCCGTTTGGCCAAGCTGGTGGGGGCGCCGTTCATCAAGGTGGAGGCGACAAAGTACACCGAGGTAGGGTATGTGGGTCGCGATGTGGAATCGATGATCCGCGATTTGACCGAAATCGCCGTTCGCATGGTCAAGCAGGAGAAAATTGAACAGGTCCAGGATCGGGCCGAACAGATGGCCAATGAACGGATTATTTCCATCCTTGTTCCTGGCCAGCGCAAAACGAGGCCGTTTAAAAACCCCTTGGAACTGCTCTTTAACCCTGATGATGGCAAAGAGCCGGAGGATGCTTTCCATGACCAGCAACTGGAGCAACAACGCCGGGAGATTCGAGAACGGCTGAACAGCGGACAGCTGGAAGATGAGCTCATCGAAATCGAGGTTGAAGACAATATTCCAAACATGTTTGAGATCATTTCCAATACCGGCGTTGAACAGATGGGCATTAACATGCAGGAGTTGTTTGGCAGTTTCCTGCCGAAAAAGACAAAAAAGCGCCGCCTTCCCATCCGGGAAGCCCGGAAGATCCTGACTCAGCAGGAAGCGATGAAACTGATCGACATGGAAGAGGTGATCCGGGAGTCGATCCAGCGAGTGGAACAATCCGGCATCGTGTTCATCGATGAGATCGACAAGATCGCCAGCAAGGAGCATGGCCCGGATGTCTCCCGTGAGGGGGTACAGCGGGACATCTTGCCGATCATCGAAGGTTCTACCGTGATGACAAAATACGGTCCGGTGAAGACCGATTATATTCTGTTCATCGCTGCGGGAGCTTTTCACATCGCGAAACCGTCAGACTTGATTCCTGAGCTGCAGGGCCGGCTGCCGATTCGCGTCGAACTGGATAACCTGACCGAAGAGGACTTTGTCCGGATCCTCAAGGAACCGAAAAACGCCTTGTTGAGACAGTACAGTGCGTTGCTGGAAACGGAAGGTATCCAGGTTCACTTTACGGAAGAAGCGATCCGCGAAATCGCCAGATTGGCCACCAGAGTCAACCAGCAGACAGACAACATTGGCGCCCGCAGACTGCACACGCTGCTGGAGAAATTGCTGGAGGATCTTTCGTTTGAGGCGCCGGACATCAATCTGGAAAAAGTGGAAATCACCCCTGAGTATGTCAGGGAAAAATTGGGACCGATTGTGGAAGATGAGGATTTAAGTCAATATATTTTATAA
- a CDS encoding flagellar hook-basal body complex protein FliE: MAPGIDGGQGVHSPQQTVSREITDSFKTFLAEALQKVNQQQIRAEQMTQQLVSGQAENLHDVMIAAEEAAISLQMAVQIRNKVVEAYQEIMRMQI, encoded by the coding sequence ATGGCACCGGGCATTGACGGAGGTCAGGGTGTCCATTCCCCGCAGCAAACCGTCTCGCGCGAAATCACGGACAGCTTTAAGACGTTTTTGGCAGAAGCGCTACAAAAGGTAAACCAACAACAGATCCGCGCCGAACAGATGACACAGCAGCTGGTCAGCGGGCAGGCCGAGAACCTGCACGATGTGATGATTGCCGCCGAAGAGGCCGCCATCAGCCTGCAGATGGCTGTTCAAATCCGCAACAAAGTGGTGGAAGCGTATCAGGAGATCATGCGGATGCAAATCTAA
- a CDS encoding flagellar basal-body rod protein FlgB gives MTILPPELNLALDAAALRQRVLADNVANAETPYFRRSDVRFAQVLKDAYDRHAFIGKKTDPRHLQIGKSPVPEIQVVQEGRLTNSNAQSNVDLDYEMASMAQNALWYQALVQQTSHVLAQYRRVLEGR, from the coding sequence ATGACCATTCTCCCTCCTGAGTTGAACCTTGCGCTGGATGCCGCCGCACTCCGGCAGCGGGTGTTGGCCGACAATGTGGCCAATGCGGAGACACCTTATTTTCGCCGTTCAGATGTGCGTTTTGCGCAGGTTTTGAAAGATGCGTATGACCGGCACGCGTTCATCGGGAAGAAAACGGATCCCCGCCATCTGCAGATCGGCAAAAGTCCCGTGCCGGAGATTCAGGTGGTTCAGGAAGGGCGCCTGACCAACTCCAATGCCCAGAGCAATGTGGATCTGGATTACGAGATGGCGTCCATGGCGCAGAATGCCCTCTGGTATCAGGCGCTGGTTCAACAGACCTCACATGTCCTGGCGCAATACCGACGTGTCCTTGAAGGGAGATAA
- a CDS encoding transcriptional repressor CodY — protein MNLLAKTRRINRLLQRTAGHAVNFNEMAEVLSDVIEANTFVVSRKGKMLGVSIYTPIENDRLNKMIEDRRFPQEYNNLLLKEDETKANITLDSPLTVFPVEMRGILDKAYTTLVPVVAGGERLGTLLLARLNKEFVDDDLILGEYGATVVGMEILRERSEAVEQEARSKAVVQMAIGSLSYSEMEAVEHIFEELNGKEGLLVASKIADRVGITRSVIVNALRKLESAGVIESRSLGMKGTYIKVLNEKLLTELEKLKAES, from the coding sequence ATGAATCTGCTAGCCAAAACACGTCGAATCAACCGTCTTTTGCAAAGAACGGCAGGACATGCTGTCAATTTCAATGAGATGGCTGAAGTGTTGAGCGATGTCATTGAAGCGAATACCTTTGTCGTCAGCCGGAAAGGAAAAATGCTGGGCGTCTCGATTTACACGCCGATCGAAAATGATCGCCTGAACAAGATGATCGAGGACCGCCGTTTTCCCCAGGAGTACAACAACCTGCTGTTGAAGGAAGATGAGACGAAGGCGAACATCACGCTGGACAGCCCGCTCACCGTTTTTCCGGTAGAAATGCGCGGCATTTTGGACAAGGCCTACACGACCCTCGTTCCGGTGGTTGCCGGCGGGGAGCGTCTCGGCACGTTGCTTTTGGCGCGACTGAACAAGGAATTTGTGGATGATGACCTGATTCTGGGCGAATACGGCGCGACGGTTGTCGGCATGGAGATCTTGCGTGAGCGTTCGGAGGCGGTCGAACAGGAGGCCCGCAGCAAGGCGGTCGTCCAAATGGCCATCGGTTCCCTTTCCTACAGCGAAATGGAAGCAGTTGAACATATTTTCGAAGAGCTCAACGGCAAGGAAGGGCTCTTGGTCGCCAGCAAGATTGCGGATCGGGTGGGGATTACCCGTTCTGTCATCGTCAATGCGCTGCGGAAGCTGGAAAGTGCCGGGGTGATTGAATCCCGTTCGCTCGGTATGAAGGGAACCTACATCAAGGTGTTGAATGAAAAGCTGCTGACCGAACTGGAAAAACTGAAGGCAGAATCCTGA